Below is a genomic region from Longimicrobium sp..
ATTGTCATTCGCGGATGCGCACGGCCCGGTCGTACACGGCGCGGGAGATGAGGGCGATGGCGCGCTCCGCGGCCTCCTGCCCGCGCGTCGCCCGTTTGGTGAAGACGGCGATGGCAACGCGGCGGCCGTCCGGCAGGGTGACGATTCCCACGTCGTTGACCACCGCGGTGATGCCGTCGGCGTCGCCCGCGGTCCCCGTCTTGTGCGCCACGCGCGCGCCGGCGGGGAGCATGCCGCGCAGGCGGTTGGGCCCGGTCCGCGTCTCCGTCATCATCTCCAGCAGCAGTGCCGTCGAGCGGGGGGAGAGGAGGCGCCCGCGCGCGAGGGAGACGAGCAGCCGCGCCATTCCCTCCGGCGTGGCGGTGTCGCGCGGGTCGCGGAGATACGCCTCCATCGCGGCGCGGCGATTCGCATCGCTCACCCGCGCGGCCAGCGAGTCGGAGATGCGCTTCGGCTCGCGTCCGGGCACGTACAGGACGCCGCGGAAGTCCAGCGCCAGCCGCCCCTCGCCGCGATCCACGCGCACGCCGGTGACGCCGAGGGCGCGCATCGTCCGCGTCACCCCCGCGGGCCCGCCGGCGAGCGGGAGGAGGAGGTCGGCCGCGGTGTTGTCGCTCTCGCTGGTGGAGAGCCGCAGCAGCTCGCGCACGGTGTAGCGCGCGTCGTCGTCGGGATGTCGTTCCGCGATGGGACTGTGCCCCGCGCGCAGGTCCGCCGCGGCGACGGGCATCTCCGCGTCGAGCCGCACCTGCCCCGCATCCACGCGGCGCAGGAGGGCGATGGCGAGCGGGAGCTTGAACACGCTCTGCATCGGGAACCGCTCGCCGCCATTGACCACCACCATCTCCCCCGTCCGCAGATCGATCGCCGCGGCGCCCACGGTCGCGCCCGACGCGGCGGCGATGCGCTCCATCTCCCGGCGCAGCGCGGCGGCGGAGGTGTCCTGCGGCGCGGCGTGGAGGAGCAGCGATGCGGCGAGGGTGGCGAGCACGGGTGGAAGATGCGGCGGCGGGATCGGCGGTGATGGTGAGGAGAACGTACGGGTGCGGGGCTGGATCGAGCAAGCGGGGCGCGTGCCTTGCCGGGCGCGTTATCTTCCGGAAACCACCGGCGACTCACGATTGGGGATGGAGGGACGATGGCGGAGGAGGGGACGCGCGTGGAGGTGACGCGCAACGAGGCCCAGGAGCAGTGGGAGGCGCACGCCGGCGGGGAGATGGGCGTGCTGACGTACTCGGAGCAGGATGGGAAGCTGTTCCTGCTCCACACCGAGGTTCCCGAGGCGCTGGAGGGGCAGGGGATCGCCGGCCGGCTGGTGCGCACCGCGCTGGACTTCGCGCGGGAGAAGGGGAAGAAGGTGGTGCCGTTCTGCCCCTACGCCCGCACCTGGATCCACCGCCATCCCGAGTACGCGGACGTGGTGGCGGAGGAGGATTGAGGGTGTTTTCGCCGCGTGAAGATGGGCGGGTACACCACGGGCGGGATTCGACGGGCGGGTAAACCCGCGTCTGGAAGATTGGGAAGCCTGCTGCGCAGGCTGCGCGCGAGAGGTCCGGGCGTCCCGATCGCCTCCCGTGAAGTCGCACGTTGTGGAAAAGCCTCGCGATTGCGAGGCTTTTCGCGTCCGGGATCAGCCGATGCTTATTCGGCACAGCCGACCTCGCACGTAACGGTGCACTCGAAGGCGCAGGTGACGTGGCCGCAGGTGGCGTACTCGCCGCAGGCCGTGTTCGGCGTGCAGCACCAGGTGTCGCAGGCGGTGCCATAGCAGGTGGGCTGCTGCGTGTACTGGCAGCCTCCCGCCGTTCCACCGCATCCTCCCCATCCGTCGCTCCCGCATTCCGGCGGGCAGGTGCCGCCGCAGGTGGCATCGGGCGCACAGGTCTCGTAGCTGTAAGGTTCGGTGTCCCCGGCGCCGCGCACCGTGCCACGGTTGGATGATGCGGGCGTGGTGTCGAACGACTGCACCGCCAGCGACTCGAGCTGCAGCGTGAGCTTGCGCATGGTAAGAGCTCCCGTCGTGGTGAGTGTGGATGACGTCCCTTGTACGATCCGCATTCGGTGACACCCCTCACCACGCGCTTCCCGACGTTCAGCAGGCGTTCACCGACAGGGTAGCGGGAGGTTCCGGATTGCCGCTCAGTCGGGCCTCTGCGCTCTCGCCCACTCCTCGCGGGTGATGCGCCAGACGCCGATGCCGGGCATCTCCTTGAACATGGTCGTCTTCCACAGCGTCATCCCGTTGCGCCGGGCGACGGCGATGGAGCGGTGGTTGTCGGGGTGGATGAGGGAGATGACGTGCGGGACGGCGAGATTGCGGAACGCCCAGTCGCGGCAGCCGACGGCCGCCTCGGCGGCGTAGCCGCGGCCCCAGAACTCGCCGCCGAGCGCGTAGCCGACCTCCACCTCGTCCACGCCGTCGATGTGCTGCATGATCAGCCCGCAGCGCCCGACGAACGCGCCGTCGTCCTTCCGTACCACGGCCCACTGCCCCCACCCGTGCTCGCGGTAGTGGTCGTCCCACCGCTGCCGCTGCGTGGCGACGAACTCGTCGAGCGGGGGCGGGGGATACGCGGCGATGAAGCGCACGACCTCGGGGTCCTGGTAGAACTCGTGCATCCGCGCGAAATGGTCGTCGTTCAGGCGGCGCAGGCGCAGCCGCGTGGTCTCGAGCACCGTCTCGCCGCCGTCCGCCATCGCGTGTCTCCTTCGTTTCGGGTGAAGCCTTGCCACGGATGTTAGCTTGCCGATGGCGTCGCGTCACGCGGGGACCCGAAGCTGTCCCCCGTCCCCCATTCCCCGTCCCCTGAAGGTCATGGCCACCGACCTCGAGATCGCGTTCCCGCGCCTCACGCACGAGCAGAAGATGGCGCTCTGCCCGCTGGGCCACCGGCGTGACATGCAGGCGGGCGAATTCCTGTGGCGCGCGGGGGAGCGGGGGTTCGGCTTCTTCGTGGTCATCTCCGGCCGCGTGGAGATCCTCGACACCTCGGGCGACGAGCCGCGCCGGGTGACCATCCACGAGCCCGGCGAGTTCACCGGCGACGTGGACGTGCTGACCGGGCGCGGCAGCCTGGTGGACGCCCGGGTGATCGAGCCCGGCGAGGTGCTGGAGCTGGACGCCGCCGCCGTGCGCCGCGCCGTGGGCGAGCTGCCGGAGATCAGCGAGATCCTGCTGCGCGCCTTCCTCACGCGCCGCACGCTGCTGCTGAGCCAGGGCTACCAGGGGATCCGCATCATCGGCTCGCGCTTCTCGCCCGAGGCGCACCACCTGCGCGAGTTCTGCAGCCGCAACGCCATCCCCTACACCTGGCTGGACCTGGAGGCCGACCCGCGCGCCGACGAGCTGCTGCGCGCCTTCGGCGTGGGGCCCGAGCAGACGCCCATCGTCATCGGCCGCGACGGCAAGTGGGTCAGCAATCCGTCGCCCGCCAGGCTCGCGCACTACATGGGGCTGGACGTCCACGTCTCTCCCGGCGACGTGTACGACCTGGTCGTGGTGGGCGCGGGTCCGGCCGGGCTCGCCGCCTCCGTCTACGCCGCGTCGGAAGGGCTGCGGACGCTGACGCTGGACGGGGTGGCGCCGGGCGGGCAGGCGGGCACCAGCTCGCGCATCGAGAACTACCTGGGCTTTCCCACCGGGATCAGCGGCGCCGACCTGGCGCGCAAGGCGCTCCTGCAGGCGCAGAAGTTCGGCGCGCAGATCTCCGTGCCCGTGTCCGTGGCCGGGCTGCGGCTGGAGGGCGGGCTGCGCATCGTGAGCCTGGAGGACGGGACGGAGGTGGCCGCGCGCTGCCTGCTGGTGGCCAGCGGCGCCGAGTACCGCACGCTCGACGTCCCCGGCATCCGCCCGATGGAGGGCGCCGGCGTCTACTACGCGGCCACGGAGATGGAGGCGCGCCTCTGCGGCGGCGACGACGCGGTGATCGTGGGGGGCGGCAACTCGGCCGGGCAGGCGGCGATGTACCTCACGCGCTTCGCCCGCACCGTGCACGTGGTGATCCGCGGCGACGACCTGGGGAAGAGCATGTCGCGCTACCTGGTGGACCGCGTGGAGAACGCGCAGAACGTGCGGGTGCACCGCGGCTGCGAGGTGGTGGCGGTGGAGGGGAACGGCGCGCTGCACGGCGTCACCGTGCGCTGCGCGGACACGGGCAAGGAGGAGCGCATCGCCACCCGCGCGCTCTTCCTGTTCATCGGCGCGCGGCCGCGGACGGAGTGGCTGCGGCGCTGCGTGGAGCTCGACCGCTCGGGCTTCGTGCTCACCGGCCAGTCGCTGCCGCCCACCGCGCGCGAGCACCCGGTGTGGCGCGCGGCCGGGCGCTCGCCCTACTTCCTGGAGACGAGCCTCCCCGGCGTGTTCGCCGCGGGCGACGTGCGCAGCGGCTCGGTCAAGCGCGTGGCCTCCGCCGTCGGCGAGGGGTCGATGGCGGTCAGCTTCGTGCACGCCCACGTCGGCGCGCCGGGCTGATCATCCAGAAGTCTCTCACAGAGGTCACGGAGAACACAGAGGAGGCAGGGAGATGCAAGGCTGTTCTCCGTGTCCTCTGTGCCCTCTGTGAGAGATCAAAAAGCGGATCGGGAGGGCGTGTGGCGGAGACGAGGACGGCGCTGGTGACGGGCGGCAACCGCGGGATCGGGCTGGAGACCTGCCGCCATCTCGCGCGCCGCGGCTGCCGCGTGATTCTCGGCGCGCGCGACCAGGCGCGCGGCGAGGAGGCGGCGCGCTCGCTGGCCGCCGACGGCGAGGTGGTCTGGCGGCGGGTGGACGTGGCGGACTTCGCCGGCCTTCCCGCGCTGGCGGAAGAGATGGAGCGCGAATTCGGCGGCGTGGACGTGCTGGTGAACAACGCCGCCGTGCTGCTCGACGAGTGGACGCCCGTTCTCGATCTCCCGCTCGACACCGCGCGCGAGACCTTCGAGACGAACTTCTTCGGGGTGCTGGCGATGTGCCAGGCGTTTCTGCCGGGGATGATTCGGCGGCGGTTCGGACGCGTGGTCAACGTCTCGTCCGGCGCCGGGCTGCTGTCGCAGATGGAGGGATACGCGCCCGCGTACTCGATGTCGAAGGCGGCGCTGAACGCGCTGACGCGGCAGATGGCATACGCCGCGCGCGGCCGCAACGTGCTGGTGAACGCCGTCGACCCCGGCTGGGTGCGCACCGACATGGGCGGGAGCGGCGCGCCCCGCTCGGTGGAGCAGGGCGCCGACACTGTCGTCTGGCTCGCCACGCTGCCGGACGGCGGCCCTACCGGCGGTTTCTTCCACGACCGCCGCCAGATCCCGCTGTGATGAACACAGCCTTCACCTCGCCCCGACGGGGTGATCGCCTGTGCTGTAGAATGCGAGAACGTGCAGGGGGCGCCCCATCCGGAGCGCCCCCTTGCTTCATCCGACCGCGATCGCGCCGTGCCTCAGCAGTAGGACGACCACGGCTGGACGTCGCACCACGGCGGGGCAGGGCACGAGTAGCAGGAGTACTGGATCCCCGTGGGCTCGCACTCGATGCCACTTTCGTAGGTGTAGGTGTGGGCGTGCACGGTCCCCCCGCCGCCCTTTTTTCCCGCCGTGTCCAGGGAGTGCACCTTGATCTGGTCGAGGTTGAGCTTGAGTTTCTTCATGGGCCGCCTCCCTGGAGCAGGAGAAATGAGCCGCGACGTTGCGGTACGTCTATCGTACCATCGTTCGGCTGCAATCGACAATGAGCATCGAAAGGCCATTATCTGCAATCCGCCGCCTCACCCGGGAAAATCCCCGCGTCGTCCCGACTAAGTACGAGGTCCACCCATCCGCCTCGTACCGGAACGACGATGAACAGACGAGAGCTGATCCGCACCCTGTCCGAACGCGCCGGGCTGACGCAGGCGCGCGCGGCCGACGCCGTGAACGCGCTCTTCGACGCCGCGGAGGGGATCATCCCCGAGAAGCTCAGGGCGGGCGAGCGGGTGCAGATCCCCGGCTTCGGCACCTTCACGCGCAAGGACCGCCCGGAGCGCGCCGGCCTCAATCCGCGCACCGGCGCGGAGATCACCATCGCCGCCTCGAGCGCGCCGGCGTTCAAGCCCGGCCGCGGCCTGCGCGACGCGATTCTGGGCGAGACGCCGACGCGCGGGACGGTGATGCGCGGCCGCCGCGGCCCGCGCGGGACGTCGAGCGCCGGACCGCGGAATGCGGGTCCGATGCGATGAGCACGCTGGCCCAGGCGCGCCAGGACTACTACGAGCTCTCGGGGAAGGCGAGCGACGCCGCGCGGCAGCTGGCCTTCGCCGGGATCGCGGTGATCTGGGTGTTCAAGTCCGAGACGAACGGCGTCGTCTCCGTCCCCGACGCGCTCGTCCTTCCCGGGCTGCTGATCGTCGCGGCGCTCTTCGTGGACCTGCTGCAGTACGTCGCGGCCGCCGCGCTGTGGGGCGTCTTCACCCGCGCGAAGGAGCGCCGCGGGACAAAGCCGGACGACGCCGTCACCGCGCCCGCCATCATCAACTGGCCCGCGCTGGCCTGCTACGGGCTGAAGATCGCGCTGGTGCTGTGGGCGTACCTCTGCCTGGGCCTGTACCTCCGAAGCCTGGTCGCACGCTGGTACGATCTCCCGTGAGACCGAATCGCCGGATTAACTGTGCATTGGAGGAAGGAACAGGCCTGGCATGTCATTCCGAAGGCGCTGCACCGCCCTGTCCTCCATGCCAATGTCGTGGCGCCTGAGGAATCTGTGGCCGGCTCCCGAGCCACAGGCCGCCTGTCGCTCGGCGCATGCCATGGATTCCACGGGCGCCGCCCAGAATGACATCCGATCGGAATGCACCATTAATTCCGGCAGCCGGTATGAGACCAGATCCGGGTGAAGCTTGGTGCGTCCGACCGGATTCGTGCTGACGCGATGATAGATCCTTCGGCCTGCAAGCGCTTGCACAGACGCTGGTTACGGTCTGGCCGGCCTGACGTCAGCGTGGGATCGGCCCGGATGCATCGACCCGACTCCCGGATCCGCTGAGCGCCGTCACCGCCGGTGGAGGATGGCCTCCAGCCGGGTTGCCCGAATCAGCGCTTCCAATTCGGCTGTTTGTCGGTTGAAGGATGGCTCGTCAGATTTACTTGGCCCGTTCCGTCGGCATTCATGATGTAAATCTCGCTGTTCCCGTCCCGCCAAGTTGCGAACACGATCTTCGAACCATCGGGGGACCATTTCGCATCTGTATCGTACCCAGGTTCGGAAGTTAGCTGAACCTGATCGCCTCCATTTGCGTTCATGATTCAATAGCGATAGCCATTCGAGTCATTGCGGCGGAACAAGATTCTCGTACCGTCAGGTGACCAACTTGGCTCGATTTCATAAGCCGGGCTATTGGTTACGTTCACCAAGCCTGTACCATCAGGATTGATAACGTAGATATCCAGCCACCAGTCCACAAAGGTGATCTTACTGCCGTCTGGCGACCAAGCTGGACTACCACCAATTACACCGATCCGGGTTGGATTAGAGCCATCCGACTCCATTACATGAAGTTGCCAGTTTCCCCCTCGGGTGCTCAGGAATGCCATCTTGGTCCCGTCGGGGACCATGTCGGTTCTTCGTCCTCGGCAGGATCATTCGTTAGATCCCTCAGACCGCCGCTACCATCAGAGTTTACAACGTAAATATCCGGGTTTCCGCTACGATTACTGACAAAGGCAATCTTGTTCCCATCCGGGGACCAGGTTGGATCAGAATCAACGTGGGAATCAAATGTTAATCTTATTTCCCCCGTCCCGTCAGAGTTTATAACGTATATTTCAGGGTTCCCGCCTGCGCTGCTCATATGCTCTCGGATAAATGCTATTCTTTTGCCATCGGGAGACCAAACCGGTAGCAAATTTTCATTCCAACTGTTCACGTTACTGTACACGGTGCTATAGGTTAAGCGTCTCAAACCATTCCCATCCGCCTCCATTATATAGATTTCACTAGCAGATGGGTCAAAAGCCGGGCTATCTCGATTGCTCGCAAACGCAATAACACCACCTAGGACCGTAAATGTTACCGAGTCAGCTCGGCCTTGTACGGTGGCGAAGATGGTCACGATCCCTGGCGCCAAACCTGTCACAAGGCCATCCTGATCAACACTGGCAATAGTTCGGTCAGAACTCGACCAGACGATTGGCTCCCCACTAAGTAATTCATCATGAAGGTCGTACACTGACGCGAAAAACTGTTTGGTACTGCCAACTGTGGTCTGTGTGACTGCCGGTGAAACTTTGACGCTATTAACGATACCAGCCTCGATCCGGAACCTAATTCGAAGGGTTCGCCCGTATACAACGGCTACGTAGCTGTTGTTAACGTTCTTAACTTCCTTTGCGGTTCGTACGAGATCTACGTCGGCGTGTCCAAGTTCAGTTCCGCCAGCCAGAACCTTAATGCGATAGTTTCGCGCTGGATCAAGAGAATACTGATCAGTGCGCCAGTCAACAAAATACTGCTCGTTGACGATATCAACGTGGACAGTTTCCGCACCAGGTCCGCTCGTCATGGTATACTGACCAATGACATTTTCGCAGGACGTTGTCCAAACGCAAATTTGGACTATAGGCGAAACAGCTGAATCGAACGTCCCTGTTGTGTTTGGAGGTGTTGCTATGGGTTGTAAAAAGTAAAAGTGCGGCCTACCTCCGTACCGAGCGTCCAAGATCTCAGCGCGGAAACTAGGAGCGGATGAATCTGGAGGTGTTGCCAAGTCGCTGCAGCCAAGAGCGATCAGTAGCGCGAAAGCGACCCATCTCTTTTCTCTAGCCATCGGTTCACCTGACCTTCTCAATAAGATAGTTGGAAGAAGTTCGCTTACAGTCGGCACTGTGTCGCACGTGGGCGACGGAAACACCCGGCGCATATTATCATCACAGATAAGATGCTCACGTCCACACTATCAATGCAAGCGTCACCACATCCGCTATCTCTCAGGTTCGATTCTTAGCGGCGGAGGATGGCTTCCAGCGCCGGATCGCGCCCGGCGAAGTAGTCGCGCGACGTCATGCGTACGCGGATCTCCGGCGTCACGCGGTCGGCGAAGAGCTCGGTGTCGAGGTACGGGCTGCGGGGCTGCGTCTTCCGCGCCCCGTAGCTGTGCACCTTGTCGGCGAAGTGCAGCGTCAGCCCGGAGCTGGGCATCACCAGGTTGCCGCCCTCGGACCAGAACTCCATCCCCTCGCCCGGCCCGTCGCCCACGATCGTCGCCCGCGCCCACTGGCGGATCTGCGCCACGTGCGTCAGCCCGGCCGAGAAGGTCGCGCGGCCGGTGATCACGTAGAGCGGGAGACGGCGCTCGCCCACCGCCGCCGCCAGCCGCTCCACGAACGGCCGCGCGATCTGCAGGTTCCCGCCCGTGTTGAAGCGCTCGTCCAGCACGATTCTGGAGATGGAATCGCCCGCGAGCGCGGCCAGCACCCGCTGCGTGAACGCGTCCATGGTCTCGTCGCGCATCTGCACCGCGCGGTTGTGCTGGATGTAGAGTGTGCGCTCCGTGGGGAGCCATGCGATCCAGTACGCCCGCAGCGGGTCGCGGAGATAGAGCGGCAGCCGCGCGGAGTCGGCCGGCAGCGCGCTGGCCCACGGCCCCTGCGCGCCGGGATGCAGGGGCGACAGGTCCCACCACGCCTCCGTCGGCTCCGTCGAGTGGCGGAGCGGGAGCGGCTCCAGCACCCGCTCGCCGCGCCGCCCGTCGCGGCCCACGAAGGTGACGGACGGCGGCGCACCCGGCGCGCAGACGTGCAGCCCGGCCAGGATCTCCGGGCTGGTCATCGTGTAGCCGGCCATGTACTCGCCCCACGCGTCGTTCCCCGCGTACAGCGGCCGCACCAGGCGCCGCACCTCGTCCACTCCCCGCCCGCAGATGCGCAGCAGCCGC
It encodes:
- the bla gene encoding class A beta-lactamase, which produces MLATLAASLLLHAAPQDTSAAALRREMERIAAASGATVGAAAIDLRTGEMVVVNGGERFPMQSVFKLPLAIALLRRVDAGQVRLDAEMPVAAADLRAGHSPIAERHPDDDARYTVRELLRLSTSESDNTAADLLLPLAGGPAGVTRTMRALGVTGVRVDRGEGRLALDFRGVLYVPGREPKRISDSLAARVSDANRRAAMEAYLRDPRDTATPEGMARLLVSLARGRLLSPRSTALLLEMMTETRTGPNRLRGMLPAGARVAHKTGTAGDADGITAVVNDVGIVTLPDGRRVAIAVFTKRATRGQEAAERAIALISRAVYDRAVRIRE
- a CDS encoding GNAT family N-acetyltransferase, which codes for MAEEGTRVEVTRNEAQEQWEAHAGGEMGVLTYSEQDGKLFLLHTEVPEALEGQGIAGRLVRTALDFAREKGKKVVPFCPYARTWIHRHPEYADVVAEED
- a CDS encoding GNAT family N-acetyltransferase, which gives rise to MADGGETVLETTRLRLRRLNDDHFARMHEFYQDPEVVRFIAAYPPPPLDEFVATQRQRWDDHYREHGWGQWAVVRKDDGAFVGRCGLIMQHIDGVDEVEVGYALGGEFWGRGYAAEAAVGCRDWAFRNLAVPHVISLIHPDNHRSIAVARRNGMTLWKTTMFKEMPGIGVWRITREEWARAQRPD
- a CDS encoding FAD-dependent oxidoreductase; this encodes MATDLEIAFPRLTHEQKMALCPLGHRRDMQAGEFLWRAGERGFGFFVVISGRVEILDTSGDEPRRVTIHEPGEFTGDVDVLTGRGSLVDARVIEPGEVLELDAAAVRRAVGELPEISEILLRAFLTRRTLLLSQGYQGIRIIGSRFSPEAHHLREFCSRNAIPYTWLDLEADPRADELLRAFGVGPEQTPIVIGRDGKWVSNPSPARLAHYMGLDVHVSPGDVYDLVVVGAGPAGLAASVYAASEGLRTLTLDGVAPGGQAGTSSRIENYLGFPTGISGADLARKALLQAQKFGAQISVPVSVAGLRLEGGLRIVSLEDGTEVAARCLLVASGAEYRTLDVPGIRPMEGAGVYYAATEMEARLCGGDDAVIVGGGNSAGQAAMYLTRFARTVHVVIRGDDLGKSMSRYLVDRVENAQNVRVHRGCEVVAVEGNGALHGVTVRCADTGKEERIATRALFLFIGARPRTEWLRRCVELDRSGFVLTGQSLPPTAREHPVWRAAGRSPYFLETSLPGVFAAGDVRSGSVKRVASAVGEGSMAVSFVHAHVGAPG
- a CDS encoding SDR family oxidoreductase, yielding MAETRTALVTGGNRGIGLETCRHLARRGCRVILGARDQARGEEAARSLAADGEVVWRRVDVADFAGLPALAEEMEREFGGVDVLVNNAAVLLDEWTPVLDLPLDTARETFETNFFGVLAMCQAFLPGMIRRRFGRVVNVSSGAGLLSQMEGYAPAYSMSKAALNALTRQMAYAARGRNVLVNAVDPGWVRTDMGGSGAPRSVEQGADTVVWLATLPDGGPTGGFFHDRRQIPL
- a CDS encoding HU family DNA-binding protein is translated as MNRRELIRTLSERAGLTQARAADAVNALFDAAEGIIPEKLRAGERVQIPGFGTFTRKDRPERAGLNPRTGAEITIAASSAPAFKPGRGLRDAILGETPTRGTVMRGRRGPRGTSSAGPRNAGPMR
- a CDS encoding Ig-like domain-containing protein, with product MAREKRWVAFALLIALGCSDLATPPDSSAPSFRAEILDARYGGRPHFYFLQPIATPPNTTGTFDSAVSPIVQICVWTTSCENVIGQYTMTSGPGAETVHVDIVNEQYFVDWRTDQYSLDPARNYRIKVLAGGTELGHADVDLVRTAKEVKNVNNSYVAVVYGRTLRIRFRIEAGIVNSVKVSPAVTQTTVGSTKQFFASVYDLHDELLSGEPIVWSSSDRTIASVDQDGLVTGLAPGIVTIFATVQGRADSVTFTVLGGVIAFASNRDSPAFDPSASEIYIMEADGNGLRRLTYSTVYSNVNSWNENLLPVWSPDGKRIAFIREHMSSAGGNPEIYVINSDGTGEIRLTFDSHVDSDPTWSPDGNKIAFVSNRSGNPDIYVVNSDGSGGLRDLTNDPAEDEEPTWSPTGPRWHS